One stretch of Streptomyces hygroscopicus DNA includes these proteins:
- a CDS encoding DNA mismatch repair protein MutT, whose amino-acid sequence MTPKRSAGLLLYRGAGPAGPAIEVLLAHMGGPFWAAKDAGAWTVPKGEYDEDETPEAAARREFEEELGMPPPGGEPLPLGSVTQTGGKEVTVWALAGDLDPERITPGTFTMEWPKGSGRMREFPEIDRVAWFGPDEARRKIVTKQRVFLDRLEELLQGPEGAGAGD is encoded by the coding sequence GTGACTCCTAAGCGCAGCGCCGGACTCCTGCTGTACCGCGGTGCGGGCCCGGCGGGTCCGGCCATCGAGGTGCTCCTCGCCCATATGGGAGGCCCGTTCTGGGCCGCCAAGGACGCGGGCGCCTGGACGGTGCCCAAGGGGGAGTACGACGAGGACGAGACTCCGGAGGCCGCCGCGCGCCGGGAGTTCGAGGAGGAGCTCGGCATGCCCCCGCCCGGCGGCGAGCCGCTTCCGCTCGGCTCCGTGACGCAGACCGGGGGCAAGGAGGTCACCGTCTGGGCGCTCGCGGGCGATCTGGACCCGGAGCGGATCACACCCGGCACGTTCACCATGGAGTGGCCGAAGGGGTCCGGCCGGATGCGGGAGTTCCCCGAGATCGACCGGGTCGCCTGGTTCGGCCCGGACGAGGCCCGCCGCAAGATCGTGACGAAGCAGCGGGTCTTCCTGGACCGGCTCGAGGAGCTGCTCCAGGGGCCGGAAGGCGCGGGGGCCGGAGACTGA
- a CDS encoding 3-demethylubiquinone-9 3-methyltransferase: MAAAPHIELDSRSPEAVDGRQIRAVTFQDSRLEYVRTTLKSADLSASGSRAVVVGSGRGLLARGLAGLGFDVVAVDPSATATEMAREAGDGEHPGIEYRTAPAEQLGLADGAFDLAYYADTFEITSELDRVLAEAARVLRPGGVLIYDTVNRTLLSRLIYLGAFQRVPMTRIMPAGRYTAARLRTPAELTAALDRQGLRNEDICDFKPKDPRSLVKATMARRKGQISDEQIPPIVDFVLAPDARPLVTYLGYARKG, translated from the coding sequence ACGGTCGCCGGAGGCCGTCGACGGCCGTCAGATCCGGGCCGTCACCTTTCAGGACAGCCGCCTGGAGTACGTCCGCACCACGCTCAAGAGCGCGGACCTCTCCGCGTCCGGAAGCCGCGCCGTGGTCGTGGGCAGCGGCCGCGGGCTGCTGGCCCGCGGGCTGGCCGGTCTCGGCTTCGATGTCGTCGCGGTCGACCCCTCCGCCACCGCGACCGAGATGGCGCGTGAGGCGGGCGACGGCGAGCACCCCGGGATCGAGTACCGCACCGCGCCCGCCGAGCAACTCGGCCTCGCCGACGGCGCGTTCGACCTCGCCTACTACGCGGACACCTTCGAGATCACCTCGGAGCTGGACCGGGTGCTCGCGGAGGCCGCCCGGGTGCTGCGGCCCGGCGGTGTGCTGATCTACGACACCGTCAACCGCACCCTGCTCTCCCGGCTGATCTACCTGGGTGCCTTCCAGCGCGTCCCGATGACCCGCATCATGCCGGCCGGCCGCTACACGGCGGCGCGGCTGCGCACCCCCGCCGAACTGACCGCCGCCCTGGACCGGCAGGGGCTGCGCAACGAGGACATCTGCGACTTCAAGCCCAAGGACCCGCGCAGCCTGGTCAAGGCCACCATGGCGCGCCGCAAGGGGCAGATCAGCGATGAGCAGATCCCGCCGATCGTCGACTTCGTCCTCGCCCCGGACGCCCGGCCGCTGGTCACCTACCTCGGCTACGCCCGCAAGGGCTGA
- a CDS encoding glycoside hydrolase, translating into MPLRLRRRLLLPRFSGPPRPPRISRTPRPPRISRIAALALALALAAPASPAAAANPPDPPADVYKLLEDPEVTSVGQEPAHARLTPYADTAGALDGGSRSRWTASLDGDWKLHMSDRPEEVPKDFFTEGYDTSRSGWRSVSVPHTWQTDGLDHPVFRNIPTEMYPDAPPKVPHDVNPTGAYVKTFELPKSWEKRRTFLRFEGVTSGYLLWVNGSYAGYDQGGYTPAEFDISDRLHPGRNTVAVQVHRWGSGAHLEDYDQWRFSGIFRSVGLYSTPATYLRDITVKTDLDARYRDARLTAEVEVAAKGPRRAADERKVLGTLYDRRGRKVTTMSGTVDGGSGSTTLTADVANPAKWTDETPDLYTLVVRLTDADGTVTHTTAQPVGFREIEIKDRQLLVNGKRILVKGVNRSETDPGTGRHATRERTASDVSLMKQLNVNSVRTSHYPSDPYLYELADTRGLWIDDEVDIETHHHDACPDDCLAERPEWQAAFMDRLTAMYERDKNHPSVLMWDTGNEAGLGKAHYAMADFLDREDPARPVYHQPNSPDGDAPFADVWGPRYPSPSGLEEKAKTTTKPIIMGEYAHAMGNSLGNFREFWDVVRKYPQVQGGYIWDWAEQNITQPLLTTPDTSGNDILSYVSGKPGLVAGHRGKALELSGLDDFVEVYRDPKLDTVSDALTLDAWVKPADWTGSFTVIAKGDHSYALKMRDKDTLEFYVYGDGDWHTVAADVPDGWYGSWHRVSGTFDGRTLRLLIDGKQTASADWTGTVGSSAQPVNIGRNPETDQENIRTRMAHGTVDQVRVYHKALSADQLAADPSTDAVLALDFDRLDRKGEFLSYGAGTGGVDGVVSSDRTVQPEARAMAAVHAPVRISGDEARAGRIEVRNERSFTGTDDLRLRWRITEGARTLAQGSRTLGLAPGERTTLRLPKPPANPQDADRQLTVEAVRAADTAWAKAGDRVAVEQFDIGGRQLAGTVPARAPGKVKATTSGDRLTVTGEGFSYAFDRASGELVSMKSGGRELLGSGPELDAWRAPLSNEIGSEEGPWREAGLDRLRTAPGKVTVDERGGEVVVTVPSSAAAPGVKDSSFAQTLRYTVSGTGELRLDHRVEARGAARTVPYLPRIGLSLRLPDRYDRFTWYGRGPQENYNDRKDGAPVGVYSTDVDEQFAGYTKPQDYGNHEDVRWASLSDGSGGLLVSGDFSAGVTPYTGIDRAAYPFALRKDPVGNTLHLDHAVSGVSETFHTVLPQYQVRPAKEYAYTLRLRPLTGAEARTGTPRGPVVCAPEAKLTAADTTVSAGESTSAELTVTNPCGTPLRDVTAAFGLAEGWTAEPGTLDLGDLAAGRTATVRTEITRGEGTPDGLRPAVADVRATSAGGARVSGSASADIDGTPPPPRGDVAVSTLDFLTADNGWGPVERDHSNGESAPGDGKSLTVGGTAYERGLGTHADSTVEVFLGGNCSSFTAETGVDDEVGADGSVVFEVYADGERVYRGETVRGSDAAVPVKADVEGAQRLRLRVTDGGDGNAHDHADWGAATVRCGTGGTGGTG; encoded by the coding sequence ATGCCCCTACGCCTCCGCCGTCGCCTCCTCCTCCCCCGCTTCTCCGGGCCACCCCGGCCACCCCGGATCTCCCGGACCCCCAGGCCACCCCGGATATCCCGGATCGCCGCCCTCGCCCTGGCCCTCGCGCTCGCCGCCCCCGCCTCCCCGGCGGCAGCGGCGAATCCCCCCGATCCGCCCGCGGATGTCTACAAGCTGCTGGAGGACCCCGAGGTCACCTCGGTCGGGCAGGAGCCCGCCCATGCGCGGCTGACCCCGTACGCCGACACCGCCGGCGCCCTCGACGGCGGCTCCAGGAGCCGCTGGACCGCCTCGCTCGACGGCGACTGGAAGCTCCACATGTCCGACCGCCCCGAGGAGGTGCCGAAGGACTTCTTCACCGAGGGCTACGACACCTCACGGAGCGGCTGGCGCAGTGTGAGCGTGCCGCACACCTGGCAGACGGACGGTCTCGACCATCCGGTGTTCCGGAACATCCCCACCGAGATGTATCCGGACGCTCCCCCGAAGGTCCCGCATGACGTCAACCCCACCGGCGCCTACGTCAAGACCTTCGAGCTGCCGAAGAGCTGGGAGAAGCGGCGGACGTTTCTCCGCTTCGAGGGCGTCACCAGCGGCTATCTGCTGTGGGTGAACGGCTCCTACGCCGGCTATGACCAGGGCGGCTACACCCCCGCCGAGTTCGACATCAGCGACCGGCTGCACCCGGGCCGCAACACCGTCGCGGTGCAGGTCCACCGCTGGGGTTCGGGGGCGCATCTGGAGGACTACGACCAGTGGCGGTTCTCCGGCATCTTCCGCTCGGTCGGGCTGTACTCCACCCCGGCCACCTATCTGCGGGACATCACGGTCAAGACCGATCTGGACGCCCGGTACCGCGACGCCCGGCTGACCGCCGAGGTCGAGGTGGCCGCCAAGGGCCCGCGGCGCGCCGCGGATGAGCGCAAGGTCCTCGGCACGCTCTACGACCGCCGCGGACGCAAGGTGACAACGATGTCAGGAACGGTGGACGGCGGCAGCGGATCCACCACCCTCACCGCGGACGTGGCCAATCCGGCCAAGTGGACCGATGAGACGCCCGACCTCTACACCCTCGTCGTCCGGCTCACCGACGCCGACGGCACGGTCACCCACACCACGGCCCAGCCGGTGGGCTTCCGCGAGATCGAGATCAAGGACAGACAGCTCCTCGTCAACGGCAAGCGCATCCTCGTCAAGGGCGTCAACCGCTCCGAGACCGACCCCGGAACCGGCCGCCACGCCACCCGTGAGCGCACCGCCTCGGACGTCTCCCTGATGAAGCAGCTCAACGTCAACTCCGTGCGCACCTCCCACTACCCCTCGGATCCCTACCTCTACGAACTGGCCGACACACGCGGCCTGTGGATCGACGACGAGGTGGACATCGAGACCCATCACCACGACGCCTGCCCGGACGACTGCCTGGCCGAGCGGCCCGAGTGGCAGGCCGCGTTCATGGACCGCCTCACGGCGATGTACGAACGGGACAAGAACCATCCCAGCGTGCTGATGTGGGACACCGGGAACGAGGCCGGACTGGGCAAGGCCCACTACGCGATGGCCGACTTCCTGGACCGCGAGGACCCGGCCCGGCCGGTCTACCACCAGCCCAACAGCCCGGACGGCGACGCCCCGTTCGCCGATGTGTGGGGCCCGCGCTACCCCTCCCCCTCGGGTCTGGAGGAGAAGGCGAAGACCACCACCAAGCCCATCATCATGGGTGAGTACGCCCACGCCATGGGCAACTCGCTCGGCAACTTCCGCGAGTTCTGGGATGTCGTACGCAAGTATCCCCAGGTCCAGGGCGGCTACATCTGGGACTGGGCGGAGCAGAACATCACCCAGCCGTTGCTGACCACCCCCGACACCTCCGGCAACGACATCCTCTCCTACGTCTCCGGAAAACCCGGTCTGGTGGCGGGCCACCGGGGCAAGGCGCTGGAGCTGTCCGGTCTTGACGACTTCGTGGAGGTCTACCGCGACCCGAAGCTGGACACGGTCTCGGACGCGCTCACCCTGGACGCCTGGGTGAAACCCGCCGACTGGACCGGCTCCTTCACGGTGATCGCCAAGGGCGACCACAGCTATGCGCTGAAGATGCGCGACAAGGACACCCTGGAGTTCTACGTCTACGGGGACGGGGACTGGCACACGGTCGCGGCCGATGTCCCCGACGGCTGGTACGGCTCATGGCATCGCGTCTCGGGCACCTTCGACGGCCGGACGCTCCGGCTGCTCATCGACGGGAAGCAGACGGCGTCGGCCGACTGGACCGGCACCGTCGGGTCCTCCGCGCAGCCGGTGAACATCGGCCGCAACCCGGAGACCGACCAGGAGAACATCCGCACCCGGATGGCACACGGCACCGTCGACCAGGTCCGCGTCTACCACAAGGCGCTGAGCGCGGATCAGCTCGCCGCCGACCCCAGCACGGACGCGGTGCTCGCGCTCGACTTCGACCGGCTCGACCGGAAGGGGGAGTTCCTGTCCTATGGCGCCGGGACCGGTGGGGTCGACGGGGTGGTCTCCTCCGACCGCACCGTCCAGCCCGAGGCCCGCGCCATGGCCGCGGTCCACGCCCCGGTCCGCATCTCGGGCGACGAGGCCCGCGCGGGACGGATCGAGGTGCGCAACGAGCGGTCGTTCACCGGCACCGACGACCTCCGGCTGCGCTGGCGCATCACCGAGGGCGCCCGCACCCTGGCCCAGGGCAGCCGCACACTCGGCCTGGCCCCCGGCGAGCGGACCACCCTCCGGCTGCCGAAACCGCCCGCCAACCCCCAGGACGCCGACCGGCAGTTGACCGTGGAAGCGGTGCGGGCCGCGGACACGGCCTGGGCGAAGGCGGGAGACCGGGTGGCGGTCGAGCAGTTCGACATCGGCGGCCGGCAGCTCGCGGGCACGGTACCGGCGCGGGCACCGGGGAAGGTGAAGGCCACCACGTCCGGCGACCGCCTCACCGTCACCGGCGAGGGCTTCTCGTACGCCTTCGACCGGGCCAGTGGCGAGCTGGTCTCCATGAAGTCCGGCGGGCGGGAGCTGCTCGGCTCCGGCCCCGAGCTGGACGCCTGGCGCGCCCCGCTCAGCAATGAGATCGGCTCCGAGGAGGGGCCCTGGCGCGAGGCGGGCCTGGACCGGCTGCGCACCGCGCCGGGCAAGGTCACGGTGGACGAGCGGGGCGGCGAGGTCGTCGTCACCGTGCCCTCCTCCGCCGCCGCGCCCGGCGTGAAGGACTCCTCGTTCGCCCAGACCCTGCGGTACACCGTCAGCGGCACCGGGGAGCTGCGCCTCGATCACCGCGTCGAGGCCCGCGGCGCGGCGCGCACGGTGCCCTATCTGCCCCGTATCGGGCTCTCGCTCCGGCTGCCCGACCGCTACGACCGGTTCACCTGGTACGGGCGCGGGCCGCAGGAGAACTACAACGACCGTAAGGACGGCGCACCGGTGGGGGTGTACTCCACGGACGTGGACGAGCAGTTCGCCGGTTACACCAAGCCGCAGGACTACGGGAACCATGAGGACGTCCGCTGGGCCTCGCTGTCCGACGGCAGCGGCGGGCTTCTGGTGTCGGGGGACTTCTCGGCCGGGGTGACCCCCTACACCGGGATCGACCGCGCCGCCTATCCGTTCGCCCTCCGCAAGGACCCGGTGGGCAACACCCTGCACCTGGACCACGCGGTGAGCGGTGTGAGCGAGACGTTCCACACCGTGCTGCCCCAGTACCAGGTGCGGCCCGCCAAGGAGTACGCCTACACCCTGCGGCTGCGCCCGCTGACCGGCGCCGAGGCCCGCACCGGCACCCCGCGCGGCCCGGTGGTCTGCGCCCCCGAGGCCAAGCTCACCGCCGCCGACACCACGGTGTCGGCGGGTGAATCGACCTCGGCGGAGCTGACCGTCACCAACCCCTGCGGCACTCCGCTGCGCGACGTCACGGCGGCCTTCGGCCTGGCCGAGGGGTGGACCGCCGAGCCCGGCACCCTCGACCTCGGCGACCTCGCGGCGGGCCGGACCGCGACCGTACGGACCGAGATCACCCGCGGTGAGGGCACCCCGGACGGCCTGCGGCCCGCCGTCGCCGACGTCCGCGCGACCTCGGCGGGTGGCGCGCGGGTGAGCGGCTCGGCGTCGGCCGACATCGACGGCACGCCTCCCCCGCCGCGCGGCGACGTGGCGGTGTCCACGCTCGACTTCCTCACCGCGGACAACGGCTGGGGCCCCGTCGAACGCGACCACAGCAACGGCGAGTCCGCCCCCGGCGACGGCAAGTCCCTGACCGTCGGCGGCACGGCCTACGAGCGCGGCCTCGGCACGCACGCCGATTCGACGGTCGAGGTCTTCCTGGGCGGCAACTGCTCGTCCTTCACGGCCGAGACGGGCGTGGACGACGAGGTGGGGGCCGACGGCAGCGTCGTCTTCGAGGTGTACGCCGACGGCGAGCGGGTGTACCGCGGTGAGACGGTGCGCGGCTCGGACGCGGCCGTACCGGTGAAGGCCGACGTCGAGGGCGCGCAGCGGCTCCGGCTGCGGGTCACCGACGGCGGCGACGGCAACGCGCATGACCACGCCGACTGGGGAGCGGCCACGGTGCGCTGCGGAACGGGAGGAACAGGAGGAACGGGATGA